The Aethina tumida isolate Nest 87 chromosome 6, icAetTumi1.1, whole genome shotgun sequence genome has a segment encoding these proteins:
- the LOC109597827 gene encoding NAD-dependent protein deacylase Sirt4 — MSRTVNIFRKFSTVSLCFVPKHEPVNDRDVQILKKFIQSSDKIAILTGAGISTESGIPDYRSEDVGLYARSNRRPIQYQDFLKNSSTRRRYWARNYVGWPRFSSTQPNAVHVSIKNLETDRKVSRVITQNVDSLHYKAGSENVTELHGTAFRVICLDCEARFDRHFIQEKIHKENPLISDTSDMIRPDGDVEIPQESIDNFVTPTCDSCGGILKPDIVFFGDNVPRVRVEEVRQCVSQSDSLLVLGSSLSVFSGYRIVLQAVEERKNVCIVNIGPTRADKLDILKISAKCGDIIPKIC, encoded by the exons ATGTCAAGAACAGTAAATATTTTCCGTAAATTCTCCACAGTTTCGTTGTGTTTTGTTCCTAAACACGAGCCGGTGAACGACAGAGACGTGCAAATCCTGAAAAAATTCATCCAATCCTCGGACAAAATAGCAATATTGACTGGTGCTGGTATTTCCACCGAATCTG GAATCCCCGACTACCGTTCAGAAGACGTCGGGCTGTATGCCAGATCGAACCGACGGCCCATACAATATCAGGACTTCCTTAAAAACAGCAGTACAAGAAGGAGATACTGGGCAAGGAATTACGTTGGTTGGCCGCGATTTTCAAGCACCCAACCCAATGCCGTGCATGTGTCGATCAAGAACTTGGAAACCGATCGTAAAGTGTCGAGGGTCATCACCCAGAATGTGGACAGTTTGCATTACAAAGCTGGAAGTGAAAATGTTACTGAACTACATGGCACAGCCTTTCGTGTAATCTGCTTGGATTGTGAGGCGAGGTTCGACCGTCACTTCATACAGGAGAAGATCCACAAGGAGAATCCTTTGATTAGTGACACAAGTGACATGATAAGGCCTGATGGTGACGTTGAGATACcacaa GAAAGCATCGACAACTTCGTAACACCAACGTGTGATTCATGCGGAGGCATTCTAAAACCCGACATCGTATTTTTCGGCGACAACGTGCCCAGAGTTCGAGTGGAAGAGGTGAGGCAGTGTGTATCACAGAGTGACAGTTTGTTGGTACTAGGGAGCAGCTTGTCCGTATTTTCGGGCTACCGAATTGTCTTACAAGCTGTGGAGGAACGGAAGAATGTTTGTATAGTCAATATAGGACCAACCAGAGCTGACAAacttgacattttaaaaatatccgcCAAGTGTGGTGATATAATAccaaaaatttgttga
- the LOC109597811 gene encoding phosphate carrier protein, mitochondrial, translated as MFSTLLTKAYCQPEAQSPPQGIVKSLTAGRTIAAASVQTGDSCEFASMKYFGLCGLAGILSCGITHTAVVPLDLVKCRMQVDPAKYKNLINGFKVTLAEDGVKGLAKGWAPTFFGYSAQGLCKFGLYEVFKVVYADALGEENAYLYRTWLYLAASASAEFFADIALSPMEAAKVKIQTTPGFANTLREAWPRIMREEGLNGFYKSLTPLWGRQIPYTMMKFACFEKTVELLYKHVVPKPREQCSKGEQLIVTFAAGYIAGVFCAIVSHPADTVVSKLNQEKGATALGVFKKLGWSGTWKGLGPRIIMIGTLTALQWFIYDAFKVAMRMPRPPPPEMPESLKAKLKAKGEL; from the exons ATGTTCAGTACCCTGTTGACAAAGGCCTACTGCCAACCTGAGGCGCAGTCGCCGCCCCAGGGCATCGTCAAGTCGCTGACGGCCGGCCGCACGATCGCTGCCGCCTCCGTACAAACTGGCGACTCGTGCGAATTCGCCTCCATGAAATACTTCGGTCTGTGCGGTCTGGCCGGTATCCTGTCGTGCGGCATCACCCACACCGCCGTCGTGCCCCTCGACTTGGTCAAGTGTCGTATGCAAGTCGATCCCGCTAAATACAAGAACTTGATCAACGGCTTCAAAGTTACATTGGCCGAGGATGGCGTCAAGGGTCTCGCTAAGGGATGGGCGCCGACCTTCTTCGGTTACTCCGCCCAGGGGCTCTGCAAGTTCGGTCTCTATGAAGTGTTCAAG gtcGTCTACGCTGATGCGTTGGGCGAAGAGAACGCGTACCTGTATCGTACATGGTTGTACCTCGCCGCTTCGGCTTCCGCCGAATTCTTCGCAGACATCGCCCTGTCGCCCATGGAGGCGGCCAAGGTCAAGATCCAAACTACACCCGGATTCGCAAACACCTTGAGAGAGGCGTGGCCCAGAATCATGCGCGAAGAag gacTGAATGGCTTCTACAAATCGTTGACCCCATTGTGGGGCCGTCAAATCCCCTACACCATGATGAAGTTCGCCTGCTTCGAAAAGACCGTGGAGCTGCTCTACAAACACGTCGTTCCGAAGCCCAGGGAACAATGCAGCAAGGGCGAACAACTGATCGTCACCTTCGCTGCCGGTTACATCGCCGGTGTGTTCTGCGCCATCGTCTCACATCCCGCCGACACCGTCGTCTCCAAACTGAACCAGGAGAAGGGAGCGACCGCCCTGGGCGTGTTCAAGAAGTTGGGATGGTCTGGCACCTGGAAGGGACTGGGACCAAGGATCATTATGATCGGTACCCTCACCGCCTTGCAATGGTTCATCTACGACGCCTTCAAG GTTGCGATGCGTATGCCACGTCCACCACCACCAGAGATGCCCGAATCATTGAAAGCCAAGCTTAAGGCCAAAGGAGAGCTGTAA